A single Crateriforma conspicua DNA region contains:
- a CDS encoding sugar transferase produces MHKRTFDLLSSSCLLVVLSPILFVVAGLVRLRLGSPIFFRQRRPGLKGKPFELMKFRTMTDARDAMGNLLPDNQRMTRFGRFLRSSSLDELPTLLNVIRGDMSLVGPRPLLMEYLPKYTAEENRRHEVRPGITGWAQVNGRNAIRWEEKFRLDVWYVDHQSLWLDLYILMLTAWKVVRRSDISADGHATMPKFERRPSSNSVYDPADALPNIN; encoded by the coding sequence ATGCATAAACGCACGTTTGACCTGCTTTCCTCGTCATGCTTGTTAGTGGTGCTGAGCCCGATCCTTTTTGTGGTCGCTGGTTTGGTCAGGCTACGCTTGGGATCGCCCATTTTCTTTCGGCAACGTCGCCCCGGGTTAAAGGGCAAGCCGTTTGAACTGATGAAGTTCAGGACGATGACCGATGCGCGCGATGCAATGGGAAATTTGCTTCCGGACAATCAAAGAATGACAAGATTCGGACGGTTTTTACGATCGAGTAGCCTGGACGAGCTTCCCACGCTTTTAAATGTCATCCGTGGCGACATGAGCCTGGTTGGACCAAGGCCGCTGTTGATGGAGTACTTGCCGAAGTACACGGCAGAGGAAAATCGTCGGCATGAGGTGCGTCCAGGGATTACTGGCTGGGCTCAAGTCAACGGACGAAACGCGATTCGCTGGGAAGAAAAATTCCGGCTGGACGTTTGGTACGTCGACCATCAAAGTTTGTGGTTGGATCTTTACATCCTGATGCTGACGGCGTGGAAGGTTGTTCGGCGGAGTGACATTAGTGCCGATGGGCACGCCACGATGCCAAAGTTTGAACGAAGGCCTTCGTCGAACAGCGTCTACGATCCAGCAGACGCATTGCCGAACATCAACTGA
- a CDS encoding serine O-acetyltransferase codes for MSILARLFDILNLQLCFCEISSAAEIGPGLEIAHVGAITIGGGTRLGRRCVIFQGVLIGNSFNHLGIKKNADGRHQPVIGDQVVVGAGAKILGPVCIGSNVIVGANSVVVSDISPGSVAVGIPARTIPGDAERIPAIIID; via the coding sequence TTGAGTATTCTGGCGAGATTGTTTGACATCCTCAATCTCCAATTGTGTTTCTGTGAAATTAGTTCAGCAGCAGAAATTGGTCCGGGATTAGAAATTGCGCACGTGGGCGCGATCACCATTGGCGGTGGAACGAGACTGGGACGTCGATGCGTGATATTTCAGGGAGTTCTTATCGGCAATAGCTTTAATCATCTAGGAATCAAGAAAAACGCCGATGGTCGTCACCAGCCCGTAATTGGAGACCAGGTTGTAGTGGGAGCGGGTGCGAAAATCCTCGGCCCTGTTTGCATCGGCTCCAACGTCATTGTCGGGGCCAATTCCGTGGTGGTTTCGGACATTAGTCCTGGAAGCGTCGCGGTGGGGATACCGGCTCGCACGATTCCCGGTGACGCTGAGCGAATTCCAGCAATAATAATAGACTGA
- a CDS encoding glycosyltransferase family 4 protein, translating to MSNSELARIFIATEQSSPLAQNTAIDNAGIVATPEMCLKERPLEGKKLCVIVTASVTLSALYRGQFDFLINEGMQVTAVSAPGADLEEIEKLGVRVEPIAMEREPRPTRDLMSLYRLWRFLRRERFDIVHVSTPKAGFLGAVAARLACQPCIVFTLRGRTYENLSGLKRGLFAGLDRTTCSIAKLVIPICRELGDAVIREGICRREKLRFVGKGSSNGIEASRFHRDAEAEATATDLRKQLGIDNQDIVVLFVGRIRREKGVNELVEAMKPLLNHYPHLHMVMVGSPESSDPINSETEVEIKSNDRIHELGWLPNPERAFWTADIVAMPSYREGFGNVALEAGAAGLPVVGFDIMGLREAIEDGESGILVPLRDTQALQRALEQLIIAPDLRMSLGTQGCKRVHDHFRQQIIWNGLAELYSQLA from the coding sequence GTGTCAAATTCAGAACTAGCCCGTATATTTATAGCGACAGAACAATCATCTCCACTCGCCCAAAACACGGCTATCGACAACGCTGGTATCGTCGCCACGCCTGAAATGTGCCTCAAGGAAAGACCACTTGAGGGAAAAAAACTTTGTGTGATTGTCACGGCCTCAGTGACTCTCAGTGCCCTTTATCGCGGACAGTTTGATTTTCTCATTAACGAGGGAATGCAAGTAACGGCAGTCTCTGCACCCGGAGCGGATCTGGAAGAGATTGAGAAACTCGGAGTACGAGTGGAGCCGATTGCCATGGAGCGAGAGCCCAGACCCACCCGCGATTTGATGTCACTGTATCGTTTGTGGCGGTTTCTGCGACGGGAACGATTTGACATCGTGCATGTTTCGACACCCAAAGCCGGGTTCTTGGGTGCCGTGGCTGCACGATTGGCTTGTCAACCTTGTATTGTGTTTACCTTACGGGGTCGCACCTACGAAAACCTTTCGGGTCTTAAACGAGGTCTTTTTGCCGGTCTTGATCGAACGACCTGTTCAATAGCGAAATTGGTGATTCCCATTTGCAGAGAACTTGGCGATGCAGTGATTCGTGAAGGGATTTGTCGGCGAGAGAAGCTGCGATTTGTCGGCAAAGGATCCAGCAACGGGATTGAGGCCTCAAGATTCCATCGTGACGCCGAAGCCGAAGCGACAGCTACTGATCTAAGGAAACAACTCGGCATCGACAATCAAGACATCGTCGTTTTGTTCGTGGGAAGAATTCGACGCGAGAAGGGAGTCAATGAATTGGTCGAGGCCATGAAGCCACTATTGAACCACTACCCCCATTTGCACATGGTGATGGTGGGAAGCCCGGAATCTTCAGACCCGATCAACTCCGAAACCGAAGTTGAAATCAAATCGAACGATCGAATTCACGAACTCGGGTGGTTGCCCAATCCTGAACGCGCCTTTTGGACGGCAGACATCGTCGCCATGCCCAGCTATCGGGAGGGATTTGGCAACGTCGCCTTGGAGGCTGGAGCCGCGGGACTGCCCGTCGTGGGATTCGACATCATGGGATTGCGTGAAGCGATTGAAGATGGTGAATCAGGCATTTTAGTGCCACTGCGAGACACACAAGCACTGCAAAGAGCTCTTGAGCAATTGATAATTGCTCCAGACCTGCGAATGAGCTTAGGAACGCAAGGATGCAAGAGAGTACACGATCATTTTCGACAACAAATCATCTGGAATGGTTTAGCTGAATTGTATTCGCAACTCGCTTGA
- a CDS encoding lipopolysaccharide biosynthesis protein: protein MRTGFQWTFIGNSVYAASQWGILAVLNKVGSTEAAGLFLLAHAIVSPAALFFNFNFRVVWVTDAAANIRFGEFVCARLVYSVLLLVFVVAIGLIMPDANTSIVLSLVAMGIAAAGLSISDLFCGLFQKQERLDLSARTTMFRGILNFGSFACTFCSTRNVVASIAAMGIARIFLVLFHDLPLANSLFGQQRTWRPNPEFGLKFSWESTRTLTCIGLPLGINAIAGSLTPQIPRLILNYQNGLEALGVFGSISQVIAIGSMVITALGTVFMPRLSKAHQKGDVKQFVYLTFWSIAVAIAIGTTAVCVSSLIGERLLRLLYTPEYSQYQSVLVICMLAATGSFAGCICGMIIASARRFSLVLVASLSQCSMALIAALLFIPRFGLHGAAYSLVVSNIIMCILYAVFLASVVRDLRHAAVS from the coding sequence TTGCGTACTGGATTTCAGTGGACGTTCATAGGCAATTCCGTTTACGCTGCCTCTCAATGGGGAATTCTTGCGGTTTTAAATAAGGTAGGGTCCACCGAAGCAGCCGGGTTGTTTCTATTAGCGCATGCCATTGTTTCACCCGCTGCTCTATTTTTTAACTTTAATTTCCGTGTTGTCTGGGTAACGGACGCTGCTGCAAACATACGGTTTGGAGAATTCGTGTGTGCAAGATTAGTCTATAGCGTGCTTCTGTTGGTTTTCGTTGTCGCTATCGGGCTGATAATGCCAGATGCAAACACAAGCATCGTTTTATCTCTTGTCGCAATGGGAATAGCTGCAGCTGGACTGTCAATTTCAGATTTGTTCTGTGGGCTATTTCAAAAACAGGAACGTCTCGATTTATCCGCGCGAACCACCATGTTTCGGGGAATCCTTAATTTTGGCTCCTTCGCATGCACATTTTGCTCAACTCGAAATGTCGTCGCGTCGATCGCAGCGATGGGAATCGCTCGGATCTTCCTTGTACTCTTTCATGATTTACCTCTTGCGAATTCGCTTTTTGGACAACAACGCACTTGGCGACCCAATCCCGAATTTGGGCTCAAATTTTCCTGGGAATCGACACGCACATTGACGTGCATAGGCCTCCCACTGGGGATCAATGCGATAGCTGGCTCGCTAACACCGCAGATCCCCAGACTCATACTAAACTACCAAAATGGACTGGAAGCTCTCGGTGTTTTTGGTTCGATCTCTCAGGTAATTGCAATCGGTTCCATGGTGATAACAGCCCTAGGAACCGTATTTATGCCGCGACTGTCTAAAGCTCATCAAAAAGGTGACGTCAAGCAGTTTGTATATTTGACGTTTTGGTCGATTGCCGTAGCTATCGCTATTGGAACTACTGCGGTCTGCGTCTCTTCGCTCATTGGGGAGAGATTATTGCGATTGCTCTACACACCAGAGTATTCGCAATATCAGTCTGTACTCGTGATTTGCATGTTGGCGGCGACGGGCTCTTTTGCTGGGTGTATTTGCGGCATGATCATCGCTTCGGCACGCCGTTTTTCGCTAGTACTCGTTGCCTCACTCTCGCAGTGCTCTATGGCACTGATTGCGGCATTGCTTTTCATACCAAGATTCGGCTTGCATGGTGCTGCATACTCACTGGTGGTCAGCAATATCATCATGTGCATTCTGTATGCGGTATTTCTTGCCAGTGTGGTGAGGGACTTGCGTCACGCGGCAGTTTCATGA
- a CDS encoding glycosyltransferase, whose amino-acid sequence MRFVSRSFENQVLLITLKECAVSNLKMKYHGNLLFVADSVYTKHENEIFGLRVFGREFFDAYLKVFDTVTICARVQQVDQRPKDLPRTDSERIRFVGLPNVHGIRWLLGCDTRIRSSISTAAEKADALVSRVPSTTGFIAYHAAKKLRKPFLAEVVGDPLDSISNYGKGPAFQALGWIYYLRFKRFMKQQKLASYVSRRILGVRYPAADDALVEEYSSVRLSADRLLQSKAYDAPPKTLQVLCLLSFLGYKRHIDLIHAAEILHRAGISFHLHMAGDGPEKSFIVQRCQELGISDATTFYGYVADAQELNEIIDRCNVVVVPSAQEGLPRSMLEGMSRGLAATGSEVGGIPDLARETEVFSLGDVDHLAKILKRFAGSAKELSAASEHAINTARQYTAPILEPRRTRMYQALANQAGCNDAII is encoded by the coding sequence GTGCGCTTCGTTTCTCGGAGTTTCGAAAATCAAGTTCTTCTCATCACCCTCAAAGAGTGCGCTGTAAGCAATCTAAAAATGAAATATCATGGCAATCTGCTCTTCGTCGCCGACTCGGTCTACACAAAGCATGAGAATGAAATCTTTGGGCTTCGCGTCTTCGGCCGAGAGTTCTTCGATGCATACTTAAAGGTTTTTGACACTGTAACAATCTGTGCTCGAGTTCAGCAAGTGGATCAACGTCCAAAGGATCTACCGCGGACCGACAGCGAACGAATTCGTTTTGTCGGCCTGCCCAACGTCCATGGCATTAGATGGTTGCTCGGATGTGACACTAGAATTCGGTCCTCCATCTCGACTGCTGCCGAAAAGGCCGATGCATTAGTTTCACGCGTTCCGTCGACTACGGGGTTCATTGCATATCATGCTGCGAAGAAGTTGCGTAAGCCATTTTTGGCTGAGGTTGTCGGCGATCCCCTGGACTCGATCTCGAACTATGGAAAAGGGCCAGCGTTTCAGGCACTCGGGTGGATTTACTATCTGCGGTTCAAACGGTTCATGAAACAACAGAAACTGGCATCTTACGTCAGTCGGAGAATTCTCGGTGTGCGTTATCCGGCTGCCGACGATGCTCTAGTCGAGGAATACAGTTCGGTCAGACTATCCGCAGATAGACTGCTTCAATCAAAAGCTTATGATGCCCCCCCAAAGACTCTGCAGGTCCTCTGTTTACTCAGTTTTCTGGGTTACAAACGTCACATCGACTTGATACACGCTGCCGAGATACTCCATCGAGCAGGAATCAGCTTTCATTTGCACATGGCAGGTGACGGACCGGAGAAATCTTTTATCGTTCAACGCTGTCAAGAGCTGGGAATTTCCGATGCAACGACGTTTTACGGTTATGTGGCTGATGCGCAGGAACTCAACGAAATCATTGATCGATGCAACGTGGTTGTTGTTCCCTCTGCACAGGAAGGTTTGCCGCGATCCATGCTGGAAGGGATGTCTCGGGGGCTTGCTGCGACTGGTTCGGAAGTTGGAGGAATTCCCGACTTGGCCAGGGAGACCGAGGTATTTTCCCTAGGCGACGTAGACCATCTTGCGAAAATACTTAAACGTTTTGCCGGGAGTGCCAAAGAACTTTCTGCTGCAAGTGAGCACGCCATCAACACGGCACGTCAATATACGGCTCCCATCCTTGAGCCTCGCAGAACGCGAATGTATCAGGCACTTGCCAATCAAGCCGGTTGCAACGACGCCATCATATAA
- a CDS encoding acyl carrier protein has product MPENSFHSLDRSQLSNRIRLVFEEVAKDGEKEFALRDEDSTVLLNSGLDSLDFAIIVARLEDDLDVDPFAASDDAFYPKTFGDFVDFYFKNMPESKESGSPT; this is encoded by the coding sequence ATGCCCGAAAATTCGTTCCATAGTCTTGACCGATCTCAATTGTCGAATCGAATTCGATTAGTTTTTGAAGAAGTTGCAAAGGACGGGGAAAAAGAATTTGCCTTGCGCGATGAAGATTCCACTGTTCTGCTGAATTCTGGTCTCGACTCATTAGATTTTGCGATCATTGTTGCTAGGCTAGAGGACGATCTCGACGTGGATCCTTTCGCTGCCTCGGATGATGCGTTCTATCCGAAAACCTTTGGCGATTTTGTCGACTTCTATTTCAAGAACATGCCCGAGTCGAAAGAGTCGGGTTCGCCTACATGA
- a CDS encoding SDR family oxidoreductase has translation MMPDEPYHEHRGTVVVTGATRGLGLAIAARLANDCFQVIATGRSKSRQFCELEDDRQIQNHVKFAELDLSNHTKIRETARTIEKEHGPILGLVNNAAIGTDGILATMHETQIIELINVNVTGTILLTKHLARSMLKRRTGRVINVASIIGHTGYSGLSVYAASKSAMLGFTRSLSRELGKAGITVNSVSPGYMETDMTKSMSADKLSTIARRSPMSKLVDVREVAGTVAFLLSEDAKSITGTDIVVDAGSRA, from the coding sequence ATGATGCCTGACGAACCATACCATGAACATCGAGGAACTGTCGTCGTCACTGGGGCAACCCGTGGCCTGGGTTTGGCCATTGCTGCGCGACTCGCAAACGATTGCTTTCAAGTGATTGCCACCGGTCGATCAAAAAGCCGGCAGTTTTGCGAGCTCGAAGACGACCGCCAAATCCAGAACCACGTTAAGTTTGCCGAGCTTGATTTATCGAATCACACCAAGATTCGGGAAACGGCACGGACGATCGAGAAGGAACACGGGCCGATCCTTGGGCTTGTGAACAACGCTGCAATTGGCACAGATGGAATTCTTGCAACCATGCATGAAACACAGATCATTGAGCTGATTAATGTGAATGTCACTGGGACGATCTTGCTGACTAAGCATCTAGCACGGTCGATGCTGAAACGCCGCACTGGGCGAGTCATTAATGTAGCGTCGATTATTGGACACACTGGGTACAGCGGACTAAGCGTCTACGCGGCAAGCAAATCGGCAATGCTTGGTTTCACCAGATCGTTGTCGCGGGAACTGGGCAAAGCTGGAATTACCGTCAACAGTGTTTCCCCTGGCTACATGGAAACCGACATGACAAAGTCAATGTCGGCCGATAAGCTTTCGACAATTGCCCGCCGAAGTCCAATGTCAAAGCTGGTCGACGTCCGAGAGGTAGCAGGCACGGTGGCATTCCTGCTAAGTGAGGACGCAAAATCCATCACTGGAACAGACATCGTGGTGGACGCAGGCAGCCGTGCGTGA
- a CDS encoding AMP-binding protein: MSLRDQLRNVDPCRRLWSTQDGGTYTANRLLDELNTVGETLNRLPRRVAIVATSSLDLAWLLLVLDGALEQISIVPSGVDQTTRNRLLKSSGANGVICCENAPVTEFFPAVRLKSINSTNPIAVGKLGKSSAEFALGSPQGNATKRTGQATRWQMCTSGTSGPRKWVSHTLRSLTKSLKRNTEAGAKFRWASIYDLSSFAGLQVFLQSWYAGSELLMVDHQEPIQDRVNFLADSGCNAVSATPSTWRVLLMSTAIASLRLKQVTLGGEPADQLILDTLQRTFPDSRVTHIYASTEAGAGFAISDTREGFPASYLHTPPRGLELCVSSNSTLLIRPECFDQHYAGSKRPIQNADGFIDSGDLVRRQADRFVFCGRADGVINVGGRKVHPFEVESCLLRHDSVSMAHVFARRSPIVGSLVQAHVVLRTGLSPTREIKTSLMNHCRGHLQPHQVPASLRIVDSLQLSDNGKLRRATQESSDPKTFTTVSN, from the coding sequence ATGAGCCTCCGCGATCAACTTCGAAACGTTGATCCGTGCCGGCGTCTCTGGTCGACACAGGATGGGGGAACGTACACGGCGAATCGATTGCTGGACGAACTGAACACCGTTGGCGAAACCCTGAACCGACTTCCTCGTCGTGTCGCTATCGTTGCCACGTCCAGTCTTGATCTCGCCTGGTTGCTATTGGTCCTTGACGGTGCCCTTGAGCAGATTTCCATCGTTCCGTCAGGCGTTGATCAGACCACACGCAATCGACTACTGAAATCTTCCGGCGCCAATGGGGTGATTTGTTGCGAAAACGCGCCTGTCACAGAGTTTTTTCCGGCCGTACGCCTGAAATCGATAAATTCAACGAACCCTATCGCAGTTGGCAAATTGGGTAAATCGAGTGCAGAATTCGCATTGGGCTCGCCTCAAGGGAATGCAACCAAACGAACCGGGCAAGCCACCCGATGGCAAATGTGTACGTCTGGCACAAGCGGGCCACGGAAATGGGTTAGCCACACGCTGCGGTCGCTGACAAAATCATTGAAACGAAACACGGAGGCTGGTGCGAAATTTCGCTGGGCATCCATCTACGATCTTTCCAGTTTCGCGGGTCTACAAGTATTTCTACAGAGTTGGTATGCCGGTTCCGAACTCTTGATGGTCGACCATCAAGAGCCGATACAGGATCGAGTGAATTTCTTGGCCGATTCTGGATGCAATGCAGTTTCAGCGACTCCATCAACATGGCGCGTCCTTCTGATGAGCACCGCGATTGCGTCATTGCGATTGAAGCAAGTAACACTGGGGGGAGAGCCTGCGGATCAACTGATACTGGACACGTTGCAAAGAACATTTCCAGACAGTCGGGTCACTCATATTTATGCTTCAACGGAAGCGGGCGCGGGTTTTGCGATATCGGATACACGTGAGGGATTCCCAGCGAGCTACTTGCACACTCCCCCCCGAGGATTGGAACTTTGCGTCAGCTCGAACAGTACCTTACTGATTCGCCCTGAATGTTTTGACCAACATTATGCTGGTTCCAAACGGCCGATTCAAAACGCCGACGGTTTCATTGACTCCGGTGATCTTGTCCGTCGCCAAGCAGATCGTTTTGTGTTTTGTGGTCGTGCCGATGGGGTGATCAATGTGGGAGGAAGAAAAGTTCATCCGTTTGAAGTTGAGTCTTGCTTGCTGCGGCATGACAGTGTCTCGATGGCCCATGTTTTTGCTCGGCGGAGCCCTATCGTTGGCTCGCTTGTACAGGCCCATGTTGTGTTGCGAACCGGCTTGAGTCCCACACGAGAAATCAAAACGTCCCTCATGAACCACTGTAGGGGACATCTGCAGCCACATCAGGTTCCTGCCAGCTTGAGAATAGTGGATTCGCTGCAGCTGTCCGACAATGGAAAGCTTCGTAGAGCGACACAGGAATCGTCTGACCCTAAGACATTCACCACAGTTTCAAATTGA